In Bythopirellula goksoeyrii, a single window of DNA contains:
- a CDS encoding efflux RND transporter permease subunit: MISRFFINRPIFASVISIVIMIAGAVAQLGLPVAKFPEIAPPTVQVTCFYPGANAQVLAETVAAPIEQEVNGVEGMIYMSSTSADDGSYALNVTFNIGTDIDMATVLVQNRVSIATPKLPEEVRRQGVTTKKQSTSILQFIAFSSTDPRIDALYLSNYVKININDELSRIPGVGSIKVFGAEEYSMRIWLDPERLKARQLTTEDVVKAVQEQNVQVAAGRIGEPPAPDDIAFQLVVNTKGRLSEASEFEDLIVKASPGGRIIRVRDVARVERGAKSYNWQSSFNGDPCATIAVYQLPGANGLEVASKIEATLKRLSKSFPAGMKYAVPFDTTRFVHASIAEVYETLFIAVVLVVLVIYIFLQDWRATLIPCAAIPVSLIGAFAFMAAMGFSINMLTLFGIVLAIGIVVDDAIVVVESTAANIDKGMTSKEAALAAMEEITGPVIATTLVLLAVFVPTAFMGGITGQLYRQFSLTISAAVVISSINALTMSPALCAILMRPAPAKRNIIFRAFNNVFERIASVYGAVGVSIVRRLVVSLMVFGGLVALTGWGFSRLPTGFLPTEDQGYAFVNVQLPDAAAIGRTQEVMDHINTILKETPGIADWVMITGFSILSNTNGSNNGMVAVVYEPWDERTTPELSQDAIVNHLRKEFRKIRDAFVIAFVPPAIDGLGNAGGFQLQLQDRGNAGLEQLQTVARELVEAGNGQTGLQAVNTTFRASVPQLFVDIDRTKVKTLGVPLTSVFNTLQAYLGSTYVNDFNQFGRTYQVRLQADHQFRLDPDAIKKLDVRNQNGDMLPLGTFVRVEETLGPQVIQRYNLYPSAQINGEAAPGFSSGQALQLVEQMADKTLPPSMGYEWTGMSYQEKQVGNEQYFIFALAVVFVFLVLAAQYESWTSPAAVISVVPLAALGVVVVLFLRHADNNVYTQIGVVLLVALASKNAILIVEFASELRKKGQDISKAATQAARLRFRAILMTAFSSILGFLPLLFSSGAGAASRQAVGNAVVGGMIAATFFSLLFVPTFFVVFRSISEWSAGKPEIDRVV, encoded by the coding sequence ATGATTTCGCGATTCTTTATAAATCGACCAATTTTTGCCAGTGTGATCTCGATTGTGATCATGATCGCAGGCGCGGTTGCGCAGCTTGGGTTACCCGTGGCGAAATTTCCTGAAATTGCTCCCCCTACGGTACAGGTGACCTGTTTCTATCCAGGTGCCAATGCCCAGGTATTGGCGGAGACTGTCGCGGCCCCGATCGAGCAGGAAGTCAACGGTGTTGAGGGGATGATCTATATGTCATCTACTTCGGCCGATGACGGATCATATGCGCTGAACGTGACGTTTAATATCGGCACAGACATCGACATGGCGACCGTGCTAGTGCAGAACCGGGTGTCGATTGCTACGCCAAAACTTCCCGAAGAGGTGCGTCGACAAGGAGTCACGACCAAGAAACAATCCACAAGTATTTTGCAGTTTATCGCCTTTTCGTCGACCGATCCTCGAATTGATGCGTTGTACTTGAGCAACTATGTGAAGATCAACATCAACGATGAATTGAGTCGCATCCCTGGTGTCGGATCGATTAAGGTTTTTGGGGCTGAAGAATACAGCATGCGGATCTGGCTCGATCCCGAGCGGCTCAAGGCCCGGCAACTTACCACCGAAGACGTGGTCAAAGCGGTTCAGGAACAAAACGTACAAGTTGCCGCCGGTCGTATTGGCGAGCCACCTGCCCCGGATGATATTGCCTTTCAGTTGGTGGTAAATACCAAGGGGCGGCTGTCAGAAGCCAGTGAGTTTGAGGATTTGATCGTTAAGGCGTCGCCAGGGGGGCGGATCATTCGAGTCCGCGATGTGGCCCGCGTGGAACGGGGCGCCAAGAGCTACAATTGGCAGTCCAGTTTCAATGGCGATCCCTGCGCGACGATTGCTGTTTACCAATTGCCAGGGGCCAACGGGCTCGAAGTGGCTTCCAAGATTGAAGCGACCTTGAAACGGCTGAGCAAGAGCTTCCCGGCGGGAATGAAATATGCTGTGCCGTTCGACACAACCCGGTTTGTGCATGCCTCGATCGCCGAGGTTTATGAGACACTTTTCATTGCTGTGGTCTTGGTGGTGTTGGTGATTTACATTTTTCTCCAAGATTGGCGGGCAACGCTGATTCCATGTGCAGCAATTCCCGTCTCGCTCATTGGGGCATTTGCTTTCATGGCGGCGATGGGTTTTTCGATCAACATGCTCACCCTGTTCGGCATCGTGCTGGCAATCGGAATTGTGGTAGACGATGCGATCGTGGTGGTGGAAAGCACTGCCGCGAACATTGACAAAGGGATGACTTCCAAAGAAGCTGCCTTGGCGGCGATGGAAGAAATCACAGGACCAGTGATCGCCACTACCTTGGTGCTGCTGGCCGTGTTCGTTCCCACGGCATTCATGGGGGGCATCACCGGGCAGCTTTATCGGCAATTTTCGCTCACGATCTCAGCAGCAGTGGTGATCAGTTCGATCAATGCTTTGACGATGAGTCCCGCACTATGTGCGATTCTCATGCGACCTGCGCCGGCCAAGCGAAATATCATTTTCCGCGCGTTCAACAATGTGTTTGAACGCATTGCCAGTGTGTATGGTGCGGTGGGCGTAAGTATTGTCCGTCGCTTGGTTGTGTCACTGATGGTGTTTGGCGGACTTGTAGCACTCACTGGTTGGGGTTTTAGCCGACTGCCGACGGGATTTCTCCCCACCGAGGATCAGGGCTACGCCTTTGTGAATGTTCAGTTGCCTGACGCGGCGGCCATCGGTCGTACCCAAGAGGTGATGGACCACATTAACACGATTCTCAAAGAGACGCCGGGGATCGCCGACTGGGTGATGATCACGGGGTTCTCGATTTTGAGCAACACCAACGGCTCGAACAACGGCATGGTGGCTGTGGTGTATGAGCCCTGGGATGAGCGGACCACACCAGAGCTCAGTCAGGATGCGATCGTGAATCACCTGCGAAAAGAGTTTCGAAAAATTCGCGACGCATTTGTGATCGCCTTTGTACCGCCGGCAATCGATGGCTTAGGCAACGCCGGTGGTTTCCAGTTGCAGTTGCAAGATCGTGGTAACGCGGGGCTTGAACAGTTGCAGACTGTGGCACGGGAACTGGTTGAGGCTGGCAATGGCCAGACTGGGCTGCAGGCGGTCAACACTACTTTCCGCGCATCTGTGCCGCAGTTGTTTGTCGATATCGACCGCACAAAGGTGAAAACGCTCGGCGTCCCGCTGACGTCGGTCTTCAACACATTGCAGGCATATCTTGGTTCAACCTACGTGAACGACTTCAATCAGTTTGGAAGGACCTATCAGGTCCGCTTACAGGCGGATCACCAGTTTCGTTTGGATCCCGATGCGATCAAGAAGCTTGATGTTCGCAATCAAAATGGCGACATGCTCCCGCTGGGAACTTTTGTAAGGGTCGAGGAAACACTCGGCCCACAAGTCATTCAGCGATATAATCTTTACCCCAGTGCCCAGATCAACGGGGAGGCTGCCCCGGGGTTCAGCTCGGGTCAGGCCCTGCAGTTGGTCGAACAGATGGCCGACAAGACTTTGCCTCCTTCGATGGGTTATGAATGGACCGGAATGTCGTACCAGGAAAAGCAGGTTGGCAACGAACAATATTTCATTTTTGCACTTGCAGTGGTGTTCGTCTTCTTGGTGCTGGCAGCGCAGTATGAGAGCTGGACCAGTCCCGCGGCCGTTATTTCAGTGGTCCCCTTAGCCGCCCTGGGAGTGGTGGTCGTGCTGTTCTTGCGCCATGCCGACAATAATGTCTACACGCAAATCGGGGTGGTCTTGTTGGTCGCACTGGCCAGTAAGAACGCGATTTTGATCGTGGAGTTTGCCAGCGAACTTCGGAAGAAGGGACAGGACATCAGTAAGGCTGCAACTCAAGCGGCCCGGCTGCGTTTTAGAGCGATCCTGATGACGGCGTTTTCCTCCATCCTAGGTTTCTTGCCGCTGTTGTTCTCGAGTGGTGCCGGCGCCGCCAGCCGTCAGGCAGTAGGCAACGCCGTTGTCGGCGGCATGATCGCCGCAACATTCTTCTCGCTGTTGTTTGTTCCGACATTCTTTGTCGTGTTTCGCAGCATCAGCGAGTGGTCGGCGGGGAAACCTGAGATAGATCGGGTTGTTTAG
- a CDS encoding efflux RND transporter periplasmic adaptor subunit, whose amino-acid sequence MLFPSWPKISSCSSLILYGTCLALLAVVGCEKGKNTYVAPPPPKVTVAHPVAEEIVETRDYTGTTKAFEAVEILARVEGFLDAIEFEDGADVKHDQLLSRIDPKPFAAVLAQAKASLALAQARRKSSQAELSRADAELANMKTQLRRVEDAQSRSPGAVTEAEIDMRRTAVMTADAAVESAQAAIASSEAEIAVADAEVTKAELNLSYTEIHSPIAGRVGQKNFDVGSLVGTPSTKLLTTVVRTDPIYAYFTVSEQDFLRFNRERIAQDRSMSSTKSGGEARSVMLGLGDEEGYPHQGIIDFADLALDESTGTFLVRARFDNPDELISPGAFVRISIPMQKKPALLVSETAVGRDQGGAYLLVVNDKNEVEMKRVTLGGKFNRMQIVSGGDLTPEDRVVVEGIQMSRPGAVVTPVEKSKATSSAEEGTVAHP is encoded by the coding sequence ATGCTTTTTCCAAGTTGGCCTAAGATTTCGTCATGCAGTTCGCTAATACTCTACGGGACTTGCCTGGCTTTGTTGGCTGTTGTTGGTTGTGAGAAGGGTAAGAATACCTATGTTGCTCCACCACCGCCGAAGGTGACGGTCGCTCATCCTGTCGCGGAAGAGATCGTTGAAACCCGCGACTACACCGGCACAACCAAGGCATTCGAAGCGGTCGAAATCTTGGCACGCGTCGAAGGTTTTTTAGATGCAATTGAATTCGAAGATGGTGCCGACGTTAAGCATGATCAATTGCTTTCGCGGATTGATCCGAAACCTTTTGCAGCGGTGCTAGCCCAAGCGAAGGCAAGTCTGGCATTGGCTCAGGCTCGTCGAAAAAGTTCCCAGGCCGAGCTATCTCGAGCCGACGCCGAACTAGCAAACATGAAGACCCAACTCCGCCGCGTCGAAGATGCACAATCCCGTTCTCCCGGGGCGGTCACCGAAGCAGAGATCGATATGCGGCGCACGGCCGTGATGACCGCTGATGCGGCCGTTGAATCAGCCCAGGCAGCCATCGCCTCCTCGGAAGCGGAAATCGCCGTCGCCGATGCCGAAGTCACGAAGGCTGAATTGAATTTAAGCTACACTGAAATTCATTCACCGATTGCCGGTCGCGTGGGACAAAAGAATTTCGACGTGGGGAGTCTAGTAGGTACTCCCAGCACCAAGCTACTGACAACGGTCGTGCGGACCGATCCGATTTACGCATATTTCACAGTGAGCGAGCAAGATTTTCTCCGTTTCAATCGCGAACGGATCGCTCAGGATCGCAGTATGTCGAGCACCAAATCTGGAGGGGAGGCGCGATCCGTGATGTTGGGCCTCGGAGACGAGGAGGGCTATCCGCATCAAGGGATAATCGACTTTGCGGACTTGGCGCTCGATGAAAGTACGGGGACGTTTCTTGTGCGTGCACGGTTCGACAACCCCGACGAATTAATCTCTCCTGGAGCGTTCGTGCGGATTAGTATCCCGATGCAGAAAAAGCCTGCTTTATTGGTAAGCGAAACTGCTGTGGGCCGTGATCAAGGAGGTGCTTATCTCTTAGTGGTCAATGACAAGAACGAAGTCGAGATGAAACGTGTCACCTTGGGCGGAAAATTCAATAGAATGCAAATCGTGAGCGGTGGTGATTTGACGCCAGAGGATCGGGTCGTCGTCGAAGGGATCCAAATGTCACGACCTGGGGCGGTGGTAACACCGGTCGAGAAGTCCAAGGCCACGAGTTCTGCGGAAGAAGGGACTGTCGCACACCCATGA
- a CDS encoding ion channel: MIANLFYSSLIIVCCVFIQTLFVAILLRIFIRLDEKGLIRMSIFRSSLLLSLITLIMLIGNLVQIAIWGGFFIVIGEFSDMFQAFSHSAVNFTTLGYGDVVMSQERRILGALEAANGMVMFGVTTSVLFSFMSILIKRRSIKESRSLPIE; this comes from the coding sequence ATGATCGCCAATCTCTTCTATAGCAGTCTTATCATCGTGTGCTGCGTCTTCATCCAAACTTTGTTTGTGGCCATACTCTTACGGATCTTCATTCGACTGGATGAAAAAGGCCTGATTCGAATGTCGATTTTTCGTAGTTCTTTGCTGCTTTCACTCATCACTCTTATTATGTTAATAGGCAACTTGGTTCAAATTGCGATCTGGGGTGGCTTTTTTATAGTTATCGGTGAATTCAGTGACATGTTTCAGGCTTTCTCCCACTCGGCGGTCAACTTCACTACTCTCGGATATGGAGACGTTGTAATGTCTCAAGAGAGGCGAATCTTAGGCGCACTTGAGGCAGCCAATGGTATGGTTATGTTTGGCGTGACAACCAGCGTGCTTTTCTCGTTCATGTCGATACTTATCAAGCGTCGCTCGATTAAGGAATCGCGAAGTCTGCCAATCGAATGA
- the ltrA gene encoding group II intron reverse transcriptase/maturase: MLSAGTCQLAFAFADSPHGGKDERTSDESKGKSHLLLRANTKEVDHPATWVADDTSRSLEQVASVSNLARALLNVARNKGAAGVDGRGVREVVEASPQLLAQLRRELLSGTYLPGDIRRVWIPKSGGGHRGLGIPNVVDRWVQQAVLQVLEPIFEPTFHDSSHGFRPRRGAQTAIAAAKQYLAEGYAWTVDIDLSKFFDRVHHQRLLNRLANHVKDGRLLKLVHGMLKAKVVLPDGTRTATTEGAPQGGPLSPLLSNVVLDELDWELARRGLRFVRYADDFSVFVKSERAGRRVMDSVSKFIDRRLRLLVNEDKSSVTGPNYLTFLGFQLGKNAEGQVMVAISRRTKERMDARIRELTPRVWGQSLSTCFERTERYLRGWIGYFRLCTEDSLRPLHKFDAHIRRRIRAIIIRQKKRDRYLFRHLQTRGVSRKSAAKTAFTRAGVWRRSVSYGIHQAYSNAWFAERLMPLTDRWHALNPSRQVFIKQQRLFET; this comes from the coding sequence TTGTTAAGTGCTGGAACATGCCAACTGGCTTTCGCGTTTGCCGACAGCCCGCATGGGGGCAAGGACGAGAGAACCTCGGACGAATCCAAGGGAAAGTCGCACCTGCTGCTCAGAGCGAATACCAAGGAGGTAGATCATCCAGCCACCTGGGTAGCCGACGACACAAGTCGGTCACTGGAACAAGTAGCCTCGGTGTCTAATTTGGCCCGGGCGTTGCTTAACGTCGCGCGCAATAAAGGTGCGGCAGGTGTGGACGGACGTGGTGTACGGGAAGTGGTTGAGGCTTCGCCCCAACTGCTTGCTCAGCTACGCCGTGAATTGCTTTCGGGTACCTACCTGCCTGGCGACATTCGCCGGGTCTGGATTCCCAAGTCCGGTGGCGGGCATCGGGGCCTAGGTATTCCGAATGTCGTGGACCGCTGGGTTCAGCAGGCCGTACTCCAAGTTTTGGAGCCGATCTTCGAGCCGACGTTTCACGACAGCAGTCACGGATTCCGTCCGAGGCGTGGTGCACAAACGGCCATTGCTGCGGCCAAGCAATATCTGGCAGAAGGATATGCCTGGACGGTCGATATTGACCTTTCAAAGTTCTTCGATCGTGTTCACCACCAGCGGCTATTAAACCGCTTGGCGAACCACGTAAAGGATGGGCGTCTCCTAAAGCTAGTGCATGGCATGCTCAAGGCGAAGGTTGTGTTGCCCGATGGCACACGAACGGCCACGACCGAAGGCGCACCGCAAGGTGGTCCGCTTTCTCCGCTACTTTCCAATGTAGTTCTTGACGAACTCGATTGGGAACTGGCACGTCGTGGACTTCGGTTCGTGCGTTACGCCGACGACTTCAGCGTGTTCGTGAAAAGCGAACGTGCCGGTCGTCGGGTGATGGACTCCGTCAGTAAATTCATTGATAGACGCTTGCGTCTGCTGGTCAATGAAGACAAGAGTTCCGTCACGGGTCCGAATTATCTAACTTTCCTCGGCTTTCAACTCGGCAAGAATGCCGAGGGCCAAGTCATGGTGGCAATCTCTCGCCGAACTAAGGAGCGAATGGATGCCCGTATTCGTGAGCTAACGCCACGAGTCTGGGGTCAATCGCTGTCGACGTGCTTCGAGAGAACCGAACGCTACCTGCGAGGATGGATTGGATACTTTCGGTTGTGTACCGAAGATTCCCTGCGACCGCTCCACAAGTTCGACGCCCACATTCGGCGTCGTATTCGGGCGATTATCATTCGTCAGAAGAAGCGGGACCGGTATCTGTTCCGCCACCTGCAAACACGTGGCGTTTCTCGGAAGTCGGCGGCTAAGACCGCCTTCACTCGTGCTGGCGTTTGGAGACGCAGTGTCAGCTATGGCATCCATCAGGCGTATTCCAACGCCTGGTTCGCCGAACGATTGATGCCGCTCACCGACCGTTGGCATGCCTTGAACCCTTCCCGACAGGTCTTCATCAAACAGCAACGACTGTTTGAAACCTAA